The Taeniopygia guttata chromosome 13, bTaeGut7.mat, whole genome shotgun sequence nucleotide sequence CTGGGGAGGGCCGTCCCACAATGGGCTGGTTTCCCCAGGCGAGAGGCTGCCACCAGACTTTGTGCCAACGCTCGTGCAGAACCTCCTGGGAGAAATGCCACTGTGGATCTGCCAGAGCTGCCGGAAGAGCGTGGAGGAGGAAGAGCGACGGGCGGTGCAGGAGCAGGCCCTGGCGGTACGCGGTCACGGTGCTGGGGTTTGAGAGCCGGGGCTGTAGCTGTAGGAGCAGGGCACTGACCAAACTGTGGTACTGATGGGTGTGTGGGTCCCATCCTCACCCTGAGCTGAGTGTCCCAGACATCCCAGCCTTCActtccctgcccagggctgcctccagctcagcagggacaggcccTGTTGGGGCAGTGCGTGGTGCTGTGGAGGCTCATCAAGCAGCTTGCCATGgcttggagctgccaggctggcaaGGCTGACAGTGCCACTGCTTTCCTGCCAGCCCCGCTCTGCTGCGCGTTGTGCCgcgtcccccagccccagggctgctcccttCATGACGCAGAGAGAGGCAGTGGCTGCCAGGGCAAGTGCCTGCTTGTGCATGGGACTCAGTAGAGGAGCTGGCTCATGCCTGGCTTTATTTAACCCTGCCCTGGTGTGAGTGGGACCAGCACAGGCGTGTGGCCCTTGGCATGGCCCAGCCTCTGTGAGCCACCAGTGTTGGTGTTGGATGGAGGGGGTGTTTGCCACTCCCAAAGCAATGATAAAAGTGGTTCACATGAGCTGAGCCCCTGCTGCAGTGGAGGGAGTCTTGGTGCTGACACCTGAGGGCCAAGGGTGTCCCCTCAAGCCACTTCATTCTGTGTTTCCTTTGATAGGTCTCATTATCCCACACATCCTGCAAGTCGCAGTCTTGTGGGGGTGgctcacactcctcttcctcctcctcctcgtcttCTTCCTCTTCGTGCCATGGGAACTCAGGGGACTGGGACCCCAGCTCGTTTTTGTCTGCTCACAAGCTCTCGGGCCTCTGGAACTCGCAGCACACCAACGGGACCGTGCAGGGCAGCCCCCTTGGGACTCCCCCAGCTGCACTAGGTGAGCTGAAGCCGGCTATGGGGTTGAGCAGAGGTTTCTGCCCAGTTCTTGGTTTAAGTGGTTACCTTGTGGGCAAGGGTGGGCAGGCTGGGCCTCTGAATCTCAGTACCAGCAGCATATTGGACCCCTTTGAAAAAGACACAGGGTGCTGGGattcagccccagctctgctttcctcccAGGCAACAAGCTGCCCAACCTTCCTCTGTATCCGGAGTGCACCAGCCAGGTGTCGGCCATGGCACCGGGGCTGAAGGCCTGTCCCTACAGCCACACGGCCTCTGCCACCTCCAGCAACGCCACACCGGGCTCGCCTCTGCCTACCTCACTCGACTTCTGCAAGACGCTGCCGAAGCAGTTCAAAAGCTTGTGCCGGAGGACCACCCCGCCAGGTACGTGCCCAGGGACAGCACCAGCCACAGcctcccagcctgctgctccagagcctttCCTCTTGCCCTGTTctctgtggggcagggctggatccTGGGGGGGCAGGCACATGACCCCAAGGCCCTGTGTGAGCACGGATGGCTTCTATCCCAAGCACTCTGATGTCTGGGAGGAGAAACAGCTTGTGCAAAGGTGGCGGGTGGCTCTGAGCATGGCCTTGGTCCATGCAGCACAGCCAGTGTCTGACTGTGTCTGCTCCTGTCTCTCTGCAGGTGAGGCCTTCCACTCCTCAGAGCATCATCAGCACTCCGACCTCACTGCTCCTCCCAACAGTCCCACGGGCCTCCCCTCCCAGCCGCCAGCGCTGATCCCCTCCAAGCAGACCCCTCCCCATCCGGGGCCCTTCAGCTCCCCACCGCACATCCCGCTGGGCAGCTCCTCGCAGGCCGCgctcttccctgctcccagcgCGCAGGCGGCGGCCCCCAAGCCGCTGTCCGAGTCCCCTCCGGCCAGCGCGGCCTCACACAGCCCAGGGCCGTGCAAGAGCCCTCACCTGCCCCCTGCCAACGTGCCGCTGCTGAAGATGCCGCCGCCGCTGTCGGGCTGTGCTCATCCCTGCAACGGGCACTGCAGCACTTCGCTcatccctcctcctgcctcccaccAGCTGCCCAGCACCAACAGGTGAGTAGAGGAGCCCTGCCTGCTTCCAGCTTCTCCTTGTGAGGCCATATGCCTTTTCTGCTATCCTTGACCATGGATGCACTTCTCCCTGTGGAGGGACTGACCGCCCTGGCATGGTGGTGCAGGAAGCTGCTGTCTTTGTGGGCCAATTCCACTGTTGCAGACCGAAGGTGAAGCTCTTTCTCTCCCAGCACATGTTCCTCCTGCGGTTGTCCTTTGGTTCTGTGGTGCAGAAGAGGCTGTGCTTCTCCTCCAGCTAAAACACCCAAAGGAACACCCTGATCAACCTGCAGCTGGCCAACAGGACCTATATCAGTGAGACCTGTCGGGcagctgtggcactgagcaAAAGTCCTCGAGAAGATGAAGCTTGTGGACTTGTTCTGCTCACCTGTTTCTCCAGCCCTCTCTGGGCTGCTCGTGCCCTGGAAGAAAGCACATTGGTCCCTTTCTGCTAATTAGCTCTCTGTGTGGAGAGCCAGTCGGGTCCTGAGCTGGATCTCGAGGAATGACGGTATGGGCTGTGCCCTGGCCTCCCTGTCTCTGagctgggcagcctgtgccctTGTAAGCTGGTCCTGCCTCACATGGGGATGTCTGGCAGCTGCACAGTCCCAGTGTTCCTCATCTGTGCTTCCTGCTACCCCCAGTGAGTACCGTGCCCTGCTCTGCTTGCAGCCCAGGGCCTGGCTCACTGGGGCTCTGCTGCACCAGCCTCCTGCTGGCCAGAGGCCCTGAGGGCTGGGAGTGACAGATTGTTGCCCCTGTGGGCTCCTCGGCCATCTTCCCCAGAAGAGGAGAATGCAGGGGAGGGGGTTTGTCCTGCAAATCCTTCTGCTTGGGAACAGGCTTCCCCAGGAGGGCTGTTCTACATGCATGGGCCAGTTTTTGAGATACCCTGACACCTGCTCACCCCTTGCCCTTCTCCTCAGGGACCCCTCTTGCAAAGGGCACAAATTCCCCAACGGTACCAGCTGCCACCCACCACAGCCCTGCGAGGCAGACGAGGGACTCGGGGAGGATGAGGACAGCAGCTCAGAGCGCAGCTCCtgcacctcctcctccaccaACCAGAAAGATGGGAAGTTCTGCGACTGCTGCTACTGTGAGTTCTTCGGCCACAACGCGGTGAGTGAGGGGCTGGTCTGCAGCCACCCCTGGTCCTTGCTTTGCGTGGGGAGATACCACTCAGTCCCTGTGCCCAGAGTGGGAGGTGGGCAGGTCTGgccacagctgttttctgcaggCACATACATCCCCCCACTTCCTTTCTACCCTGCTTCATCAGCCTGCTGGTCCCTTGCTCCCGACTGGCAGCcgcctgcccagccccagggctcgGAGCAGCCGGCCAAGCCCTGTGGCTTCACGGTGgaagagctcagcagggctgtgctgactTGTCCCTGAGACTGCAGGGAAGGGAGTGGCTGGAAGGTCGCAGGGGGCTGTtgggggagccggggctgcctGCCCCCCGTGCTGGTTGGTGCCTGGCTGACGGCGCTTGCCTTCCACAGCCCCCGGCCGCTCCCACGAGCCGCAACTACGCTGAGATCCGAGAGAAGTTGCGTTCTCGCCTCACCAAGAGAAAAGAGGAGCTGCCACAGAAACTTGGACAcaacagcagctcaggagagcccgCTGTGGACCACCGCAATGTGGATGAGCTGTTGGACTACATCAACAGCACAGAGCCCAAGCCCTTGAACAGTGCCAAGGCAGCCAAGAGGGCACGGCACAAGCAGAAGAAGAAGgtgaggctgggcaggggctgggggtgcagaaggagggccgggcagggctgtgctgcaggcagggcctTCTCTCCTTTGCATCCATTCCTGCTCTCCCTTGCGTCCATTTGGGTTCTTGAAttctgtgtcactgtcacccaaGGTGGCAGCAGTGCCTGTCCCCATGTAGGACTCCCCCTGCCTCTGTTCCAGCAGAGGGTTGCCCAGCCCTCCTGAGTGCTTTGGGCTGCACTGTCCAGTCTGCTCCATGCCACATCCTGACACCATGCATCTCTGGCAGGGAGAGGCAGTGCCATGATGGCTCTTTCTGGTGCCTGGagcccagagcagtgccaggtATGCAGTGTCCAGCTGTTGCAGTGCCCATGGGGGAAACGTGACAGTGTAGGGGCTGTGGAAGATGTGGCGtagctgtgctgagcagctgccCTTGAGTTTGCTGTCAGGCAAAGCTCTGTGTCCTGCACCCATGGTTCTGTGGCCCAGCCCAAGTGATCCTCATGGCACCTGTAttgcaggagaaggagaaagccCAGCTGGAGGCAGAGGCCCAGAAGCGGGCAGAGCgtgcccctgcagccagccaggccAGGGAGCCGGCCgaggaaaagctgctggagtggccagagctggagctggagcggGTGAACAGCTTCCTCAGCAGCCGGCTGCAGGAGATCAAGAACACCATCAAGGACTCCATCCGGGCCAGTTTCAGTGTCTACGACCTCAACCTGGATGTCAATGACTTCCCCAAGAAGGCAGCTGTCCTGGAGCAGAAGAACCTGCTCTCCAACCTCAATGGGTCTTCTGACCTGCAGGACATAGACCTGGCTCTGGCCCCGCTCAGCCTGGGCCCCGCCAAGAGCCACACGCTGCTGCGGGGTGAGCTGGGCCCGCGATGGGGCGAGGGGCCCGGGGAGCCCCCGGCAGCCGAGAACGGCGTGGTGAAACGCCTCAGCGCCGTGCCCAGCCTGTCCCGCATGATCTGGGTGCAGTCCAAGGCTGCGGACTCCGCTGCAGAGGGGAGCGGGCTGAGCCAGGAGCCCAAGGAGGGGCCGCAGCCCAGGGGCCCGGAGCCGCCCGAGTCGCTGCCCGCGGGCAGCCGGCAGCGGAAGAACAAGCGGCAGAACGGGCAGGCGAAGAAAGGGGAGGGCAGCACGCCCGTGCCCAGCGGCCAGGCCCGGCTGGAGAGCCCCGGCGTGAAGGGGCAGGTGCTGGGAACCAAGCACCCTTCCAAGCCTAGTGCCCCGGAGCCACAGCGGGCGAGCGGCTGTGCCGAGCCCGGGGAGAGCAGCAAGGGGCAGCCTTGGGCCTGcagcagcgctgccagggcgGAGAAGGAGAGAACCAGCGAGTGGAAAGGCCGGAGGGGAGAGGGCAAAGCGGAACCGCCAGAGCTGGCGCCGCAGCAGCCACCTGCCCTGGCCACTCACCTTGCCCTAGGAGGTTCCCCCCAGCCCAAGGGCAAGGGTAGGAAGAGCCGAAACAAAGTGGAGAAATCCAGTACCTCTATCGGTGAGTGCTGGGAACACCAtccccttgcccagctggcagcccctccctgccctgcagctctgaccctctgctctgctttcccagATGATGTGTTCCTGCCCAAGGACCTGGATGGGGCAGAGATGGATGAGACTGACAGAGAAGTGGAGTATTTCAAAAGGTGAGGGGGGAACCATGCCGGcaggagctctgccagcagggctggaggtgtgaaggggctgggggctgactggggctgggggctgaccGGGGCTGTCCTTTCCCTGCCAGGTTCTGCCTAGACTCGGCCAAGCAGACGCGGCAGAAGGTGGCCGTGAACTGGACCAACTTCACCCTGAAGAAAACCACTTCTACCGCAGCCCAGTGAGGTGCGGAGGGGCCACCCCCACCCACCCACGGCCGCTCGCCTCTCCTCACTGTGCCCCCCGCCTCACCTCGGTGGGGTCCCCTCCTTCGCGGGGGCCCCGGTGCTCTCCTGCCCcgcggggacccccggggctccctccatcctcctgcccctccccgcgGGGTGATCCCGGCCGTCCCGTCCCCCTCTCCGCGGGCACACGGCTCCCCGTGCCGCGGGGAAGGACCGTGCTGGACCCAATAAagaactttttaattttttattttatttaaacccCGGTGTCTGCTGCTTTCTGCCGCGCCGGGGAAATTGGCGGGCGGGCGGGAGGAGATGTAGAACGCATTCTGCGCAAGTCTGGCCGCCGCGGGGAC carries:
- the FAM193B gene encoding protein FAM193B, producing MAAAASPPRAFPPPSLPPSRGQGPDGPRRHIGCCPGCGGLAMTRRRNKAATAAAAAAGGSGPRRDRMAGPDVGPPPPPPPPEPPATPEVAAAAGSGGESGRGSAQVLPTANQSVQTCCLLCHRERKDWGGPSHNGLVSPGERLPPDFVPTLVQNLLGEMPLWICQSCRKSVEEEERRAVQEQALAVSLSHTSCKSQSCGGGSHSSSSSSSSSSSSCHGNSGDWDPSSFLSAHKLSGLWNSQHTNGTVQGSPLGTPPAALGNKLPNLPLYPECTSQVSAMAPGLKACPYSHTASATSSNATPGSPLPTSLDFCKTLPKQFKSLCRRTTPPGEAFHSSEHHQHSDLTAPPNSPTGLPSQPPALIPSKQTPPHPGPFSSPPHIPLGSSSQAALFPAPSAQAAAPKPLSESPPASAASHSPGPCKSPHLPPANVPLLKMPPPLSGCAHPCNGHCSTSLIPPPASHQLPSTNRDPSCKGHKFPNGTSCHPPQPCEADEGLGEDEDSSSERSSCTSSSTNQKDGKFCDCCYCEFFGHNAPPAAPTSRNYAEIREKLRSRLTKRKEELPQKLGHNSSSGEPAVDHRNVDELLDYINSTEPKPLNSAKAAKRARHKQKKKEKEKAQLEAEAQKRAERAPAASQAREPAEEKLLEWPELELERVNSFLSSRLQEIKNTIKDSIRASFSVYDLNLDVNDFPKKAAVLEQKNLLSNLNGSSDLQDIDLALAPLSLGPAKSHTLLRGELGPRWGEGPGEPPAAENGVVKRLSAVPSLSRMIWVQSKAADSAAEGSGLSQEPKEGPQPRGPEPPESLPAGSRQRKNKRQNGQAKKGEGSTPVPSGQARLESPGVKGQVLGTKHPSKPSAPEPQRASGCAEPGESSKGQPWACSSAARAEKERTSEWKGRRGEGKAEPPELAPQQPPALATHLALGGSPQPKGKGRKSRNKVEKSSTSIDDVFLPKDLDGAEMDETDREVEYFKRFCLDSAKQTRQKVAVNWTNFTLKKTTSTAAQ